The Cicer arietinum cultivar CDC Frontier isolate Library 1 chromosome 1, Cicar.CDCFrontier_v2.0, whole genome shotgun sequence genome contains the following window.
agtcaataaaatatcaaCTATACcatctaaaaaaacaaaacaagaaaaTCAAAAGAGGTCAATAGAACTCCCTTCCACCATGGTCTTATAGCACCATTATACTGAAGTCTTATGCTCAGGTCTATGAGTGAACTCAAAATCTATGTGCACAAAAGCCCTTTCAACTTCTGCAATTTGTTCAAGCTTCTCTTGAAGTGTTTCACCAATGTTGTGTGCTTGGTTAAGAAGCATGTCTTCTGGCAAAACAATGTCAACTTCCACAAAGTAATTTGCACCAAAAGTGTATGCTCTAACAGTATCTATGTGTTTGATTAGTTCATGATGGTTCCATATAAGGTAAGTTAGCTTTGCCAAAAAATCAGGTGGTGCTGTTCTTCCAATGAGTGACCAGACATTCTCAATCACTGTCTTTGTCCATGTATTGATTGTATACAATGCAATCTGCAATACACATTCAAGATATTCTCATATCATTACATATGCAGCACTGATCTAACACTTGTTGAGAAAACCAACAAAgtaaaatgagaagaaaataaGATGAAGTAATAAACTTACAATAATAGCTCCTGTTGGATCGATCCACCAGTCGAATTTGACAGCTAGAACAGCAGCAGCTAATCCAACCGAATTAGTAATGACATCAAAAAAATGATCTTGTGCGTAAGCTCTGacgatttcatttttaaatcttcGACAGTAGATCATAAGAACGAACTTCACTACAGTCACGAATACCATAATTCCAATCATCCAATTCACCTTTTTTGGATCCACTTCCGGCTTTGCCTGTAAGAAATGATTAAATCATTCAAATAAGAACAACAGAAGTTGATATGTGATTGATTACCTTTGAAATAATTTGCCGGCCAGACTCGATCAAAATCTGCAATCCCAAGGTTGCCATCACTGATGCAAAAACTATGATACCCTGCATAGAAACCAACAAGCATGTTGAGAGCTATTGATATATTGCATTTACTAAAACTTAAAAGGACTCATCAATCGCCTTGCAGCTTACCACTGGTTGCATGCGTTTCTTTCCAATCGGATAGTGAAATCGGTTTGGCTTTCTCATGGCATTGGAAGTAAACCACAGTATGAAACCTGACAAGAGGTCCAAAAGAGAATCTAGTGTTGAAGCAATGACTGCTAATGATCTGCTCTCAATCGACGCGAAAACCTTCGCTGCAAACAGAACCAAGTTACATGCGTTCGACACATGAACTGCCATCCTCTCACTCTTCGCCAGTTGCTTCATTTCATCCTGAGGAACATAATGCAATCTTATTTAGTAGAATTTTCTCATATTGaccaatgttgtcaaatagcagctTAGGCGATGTTGTAGCATTATAAcatagcagaatttgaacaaaacatTATTGTTCAGTGATTCACTATTTAACAATTTGAACAAACTATACTTTTTGCAATCTGTGATTAACAAAACTGACATAAACTAAATTCAACAATTCATCTACTCATGCTTGAGTCGATCAAATTCAATTCGAAATCACAAATTTACACTTACATTATTACAGTTATCAAAATTAGTAAGATGCATCTctatttatgaaaaattatatttaaatcataGTGATATGAAGAAGAATCGACCTCAGTGAGACCTCCTGGGAAAAAACCAGTTTCATGCATTGCCTCCATTTCATTAAACCCTTCAACAAGTCTCTCTTGTTTCTTGTAATACTCCGCCACCTTGCGTTGCTTCTCTGAAACACATAtgtatatacacacacacacacagtaAGTATGCAAATCCACAAGCAGAACATAAACAAAAACTTTCTAAGTAAAAACAACCAAACCACTTTGTAAATCAGAATAAGAAAGCTATGCCAGATGCTTGTAATTAGCAATCTTATTTCCAAGGTAATTAGCTCAGAAGCTAGAGGCATACACTATCACATGTGATCAATTAGATTTCCTATCCTAAGGTAAACTAGGTACTTTCTAGATGCAACTGTAAAGACTAATCCTTCAATGTAACTGATATCCATTTATGAGATTGACCTCTCATgacatatactttttttttacacattgGATGAGGATCGAACATCTGACCAAATGGTTACATGACCCAAATAACTACCACACAATGTTTTAAAgacaaatttttaattgttgtaATATTTTACCACTTTCTCAATTAATTGAAAACcacaaatgtaaaaaaaattcaaaccaacaacctattaaaaaataatttttttaaaatgatgtaAAGTAAAGTACTTAACAAGAATATCTATTTAATCCTTTAAAGGGTACAAAAGAATATCTGTAAAGGAAATAATGGAAGGAAGATTCATCCCTGATTAAGCTTTAATTGTAAATAAAGGACTGATATGATATGAGTAATGGGGTATATTCAGAAAcagtaacaacaacaacattaaatgaaaaacaaaagggCATATCATTATCAATATCAATCATTATCTACTTTTGATAACATACAATTAAATAATAGCACTAAGTAAGTTGTTGCATATTCACTATAAAAAGGCTCTTCATTTAAGTAAAGATTCCCACCATGATTACAATACAACAACACAAAAAGATTAACATTATCACACGACTCTTACTTTAAAGTTTGCACAATCCACTAATCACCGCCACAAAAAGCTAAACATACCCatcacaaaaaaacaaaaaacaaaaaaagagtttaaaaaatttaacatccaaggttttagtttttagagaaaaaaaaagtgaaaaggATGAAGAAAGAATACCTCAATGGGTTGGGAAAATTCATCACATACATAACATAAtcatagaaaaccaaacatacccagtacaaaaaaatataaactttaagCATAAAAAGAAATCAAAGGTGACAAAGGATGAAGAATGACTCGTTACCGAATTCAACAGCAACAAATAcataacataatcaaataaaacagAACAAACCCattaagaaaaatagaaattttaaacataaagagaaagaaaaaaaaggtgaTAAATGATGATGAACAATGGGCCATTGAAGACTTCAACAGcataatcataaaaaactaAACATACCCATTAAACAAAATGGAAACTTTTTTCATTGAATGGAAGAAAACGATGAAAAAGATGAAGAATGACTCACTAGTCTTACGAAGAAGGCCATTGAAAGAGAGGGAACGATGGTTTTGTTGATTAGCAACATTTTGTGATGGTATATGAAACTCCTTCACATTGAGTCTCCAAGAAGGGTTTGAAGCTTCATCATCAAGAAGAGGTTCACTTCTTCCGTGTACACCAACACTCTCAGCCATGTTTGTTTTTCTGAAATTTCGAGGTTTGTGAGTTTTTTCTTGATTTGGTTTTTCTTAGATATAGGGAGAAATCACGGAAGTGTTGGTATGGGTCAAACGTATGATAGTGAAATACGGTGCACGCGTGGCAATATAGTTGGACTATGGTTTTTGAATAGTAGATAAGAGTTTGTTTCTCTTAAAATCACTCGCTACTTCATTTGTGGACCCTGTAATTTCGCGttttcttttcttaattttctttttgctAGGCTAGGAAAaacataatcataataataataataataataataataataataataataataataataataataataataataataatatatttttattcttttgctttataattatatttaaagtgtgtcagttattaaataaaaatatttttttaagtaaatattTGAATGTGTTTAACTTTTTTTCACTTGAGTCAACTCTTTTAATCTATTAATAATTTGATtgtagaaaataataattaaaaaaaaaagcattatAATTTTGCTTTTGGTTAACTGTTTTTGagttaatttttcatttactgttattattattttgaatgaaattattgttattatgtaaaaatattactcatttcaagttaaaatataaaaaaaataaaataaaaagattgacAATCTAAATcttatatcatatttattagttttttaaatacacttttatttatatatttaactataaaagagtataattttgtcaaaaacacTACAACtagtatatttatataaaaaaaaagggtgtaaatattaaagaacaataaattttcatttaattttgtataaaaactaatagtaattttttatttgataaataatattttatgtataaaacTTAGGTCAAGTTGTTTAAACTAAGTTAGTCATATGTTCCTCACTAAAATATGCTAAAAAACttggattttttattattatttttctttttttcttttttttacacCAAATTGCCCTCTGAACAAAGTACTAGATAAGCttaataacttattatattactttaataattttcttctattttgtatataaatttaaattcttcTTAATAATCTAATATTGTTTCGTATATAAATTAGTAACTTAATTATACTTTGTTAGCAACTtccttctattttatttatcaaataaataaaaataattaaaaaaaataaattatattaataaaatacattaaaattgtgattgattaaaTCTGcctaaataaataacttatgataacaactctctcctattttatagataaatttaaattttttaataagtgtATTATGTTTCgtatataattaacaaattaattatattttgtcaaatagagaggatttgtattttaaataactttttgagCATTTTGCATCTTTCTAGTAAGGAACATGACctaactttttattttcttttccaatCACCTAAGTAACTTAACCTATATgtttatctttaaataaattatcgcTGGGatataatataattgaataTCAACATGGTTATTttgtataaaagaaaattacatggttatttatataaaaaaagggttttttatataaatatcctctttttaaaattttaataccaGATTGTCCCACTTCCAAAAAATAATACCAAAATGCCCTATTTTTTAGCCTCAGTTGCAGGCCACAACCTGGGGATGCGACtttctaaagaaaaaaaattccaacctcactagatggtcgcatcctggggatatttattattgggtatattatatttggtatattatatttattattattaaatattttaaaaataattataacattaaaaaatataaaatattattataaataataaaaataattaaattaataatattatataacttttaataattattataataataaaaataataataataattttaataataataataaaaagaaaattctattaattaaaacatttaaaaaatcaaaatattattatgaaaaataataataaatttaataatattataaatttttataacaataataataataataataataataataaagtagattatattaataaaataaaattagttaaattgaaccaataaaatacattaaattaaaaaaaaacagaaaattgaaagaaaaaatacatcaaatttatattttatcattattatcattaatttttgtttatcagataagaaaaataggaggaatttgttataataatgtgCCAAAAAAGAGGAGGAAGTTGTTATACTAATTTGTCAAAATagaggaagttgttataataatttgataaaacaaACGTGTGTTCCTGATATTTTGCCATAAAATAACAATGCATTTTCTCAATACATTGTTAAGAAAATGCATTGTTATTTTATGGCAAAATATCAGGAACACACGTTTGTTTcatcaaattattataacaacttcatCTATTTTGGCAAATTAGTATAACAACTTCTTCCTCTTTTTTGGcacattattataacaaattcctcctatttttcttatctgataaacaaaaattaatgataataatgataaaatataaatttgatgtattttttctttcaattttctgtttttttttaatttaatgtattttattggttcaatttaactaattttattttattaatataatctactttattattattattattactattataatttttattaaaatttagaatattataaaattattagtattatttattaatgtattttattattgttattattattattattgttattattattattattattattattataaaaatttataatattattaaatttattattattatttttcataataatattttgattttttaaatgttttaattaatagatttttctttttattattattattaaaattattattattattattataattattaaaagttatataatattagtaatttaattatttttattatttttaataatattttgtattttttaatgttataattatttttaaaatatttaataataataaatataatataccaaatataatatatcaaatataatatatccaataataaataacaaaattgaacaaaaaaaaaaattaagcaagtaggaggtcgcatccccaggatgcgaccatctagtgaggttctaattttttttctattgaaaATCGCATCCCAGGTTGCGACCTGCAACTGGGACTAAAAATTAGGAcattttagtattattttttggaAGTGGGGCAATctgatattaaaattttaaaaagaagatatttgtataaaaaacccaaaaataaatcaaCGGGGTTATTGTAACCAAAATAAAAGGTGGGTTAAAGTTATAGTCAGGTCCAGTCTTGAAatttacagttttttttttttttatacatatagcatgatataatataataaaggaaGGTTTTTGTGTTATGTgtggtttatttattaattctcaatttttatttattaatcatttataaaattatatatatttttaatctaccAAAACTTTCTCAACAAACTATcttatctaatttaattttaggtttaattgcagttttggtctatCTATTTTAGcggaatcgcgaaagtagtcttccattttgtttttctccagttttggtccccaaacagaattttagtccaaaattttggtaaaatttcattttttaaagtcgtactacaccatttatgatcatatattttatgtacaattgttgcaaacgagattttgaggcatgatgtggcttaaataaatgcaaaaaaaaaatatttcatcaagttttggactaaaattctgattgagagaccaaaactgtggagaaataaaatggaatgactactttcgcgattcagtcaaaatagggggactaaaactgcaattaaacatatacatatttACGTTGATTATATCCATCAAACATCTCATTCATATGCttcttttatcaatttataatttaatattaaaataatttgttgaatataatttttttggaatttgaTCAATACTATactatataaagtaaaattattatgcCTATATAGGATGAggtcaaattaaatttaaacctAAGATAATTTTATCTAGTTGATAGTCAACCGATTAatcaataatttcaaaataacttaattactttttaatttaaatttcaatagttttatttaattgatcGTCAGTCAAATAATGTTGTAAAGGAAGATTTTTTATATCttgtcaatatatatatatatatatatatatatatatatatatatatatatcacattaatttatatgaatatcataataacatttatatttttaaataaaatttattttaactagtatataaataaaatttatatatatttatcaaaaaatattataaaacgataatttatttttagtttaacaCGGACTACTCACTAGGAATATTATATAAAGTAAGTTTTAGTTTAACATATTCatttcaaacatattttttttatcgaaCAAAAATGTTGCAACAAATTACACCTTTTTACTTTGATTCTATTCTTCAAacacataatttattttgttttattcatttccaattttagtttatttaaatataatttaattatttttaatgtaaatttaggatttatatttaattgatagtcaaaatataaacataaatactatatacatatatacatataaaataatgatGTTGCCAAATTCAGATTATTAAATGTAGTCAAATATTACATTCAGAAATTCATTGAacttgaataaaatattttttacaaaagcaatttcaaaaataaattaattgattttttcatatagcaaaaaaaaaaaaaattccacaacccctctatatatatatatatatatatatatatatatatttcacgctacgtttttataaatatatacggtttatttgtcattattttatatcaattacTATTGTTTCACGTgaacaaaatttttaaactCCCAAAAACAAATACGAAATGACTCCCAATTATAACAAAACACTAAAAAAGTCATGAAACATAACTATTCCAAATTTTTAGattcaattaattcaaat
Protein-coding sequences here:
- the LOC101514193 gene encoding metal tolerance protein 10-like; its protein translation is MAESVGVHGRSEPLLDDEASNPSWRLNVKEFHIPSQNVANQQNHRSLSFNGLLRKTKKQRKVAEYYKKQERLVEGFNEMEAMHETGFFPGGLTEDEMKQLAKSERMAVHVSNACNLVLFAAKVFASIESRSLAVIASTLDSLLDLLSGFILWFTSNAMRKPNRFHYPIGKKRMQPVGIIVFASVMATLGLQILIESGRQIISKAKPEVDPKKVNWMIGIMVFVTVVKFVLMIYCRRFKNEIVRAYAQDHFFDVITNSVGLAAAVLAVKFDWWIDPTGAIIIALYTINTWTKTVIENVWSLIGRTAPPDFLAKLTYLIWNHHELIKHIDTVRAYTFGANYFVEVDIVLPEDMLLNQAHNIGETLQEKLEQIAEVERAFVHIDFEFTHRPEHKTSV